A window of Actinopolymorpha sp. NPDC004070 contains these coding sequences:
- a CDS encoding adenine phosphoribosyltransferase: MSEVRSVDRLVADLVRDVPDYPKPGVVFKDITPLLAEPEAFAHTVEALGAPWRDATPHVDKVVGIEARGFILAAPVALALGAGFVPVRKAGKLPGPTHARSYALEYGEETLEVQQDAFAPGDRVLIVDDVLATGGTVEATNALVRDAGALVAGISVLLELTFLAPRTRTGDLTVHSLLPV, encoded by the coding sequence ATGAGCGAGGTCCGGTCGGTGGACCGCCTGGTCGCGGACCTGGTCCGGGACGTCCCGGACTATCCCAAGCCCGGTGTCGTCTTCAAGGACATCACGCCGCTGCTGGCCGAGCCGGAGGCGTTCGCCCACACCGTCGAGGCCCTCGGCGCCCCCTGGCGGGACGCCACACCCCACGTGGACAAGGTGGTCGGGATCGAGGCCCGGGGCTTCATCCTCGCCGCGCCGGTGGCGCTGGCACTGGGGGCGGGGTTCGTTCCGGTCCGCAAGGCGGGCAAGCTGCCCGGCCCGACGCACGCCCGCTCCTACGCCCTCGAGTACGGCGAGGAGACCCTGGAGGTGCAGCAGGACGCCTTCGCCCCGGGAGACCGGGTACTCATCGTCGACGACGTACTCGCCACCGGCGGCACCGTCGAGGCGACGAACGCCCTCGTCCGCGACGCCGGAGCCCTTGTGGCCGGGATCTCGGTGTTGCTCGAGCTCACCTTCCTCGCACCGCGCACCAGGACCGGCGACCTCACCGTTCACTCGCTGCTGCCGGTGTGA
- the secF gene encoding protein translocase subunit SecF — protein MSRLGAVGHKLYTGEVSLNFVGRRKLWYLISAIVLLIAVVAVLVRGLNFSIEFRGGVDFQAPVSSGTAQDAIPGVRSAVVDTGVLGSGEPLVTSIGSNQVRVETPPLSTDQIAKARTAIAKQLKVGEGQIDYSSIGPTWGAQITDKALLSLGVFLVLVMGVIWLYFREWRMSVSGLVALLHDVAITVGIYALVGFDVTPATIIGVLTILGYSLYDTVVVFDKVRENTRSISSGSRWTYSEAANLAVNQTLVRSINTSIIALLPVAGILFVGAGLLGAGTLKDLSLALFIGIAVGTYSSIFIATPLLCDLKEREPAMRALARRVQQRRAGAAAKSVGAGSAGSAAASGTTGTSGTTGTAEGDETATTDEGQGTNGTRQSISATSRAQGRPPAGRPQSTSRSAGRTQPQRKPRSSRRPKGHGR, from the coding sequence ATGTCGCGCCTGGGTGCCGTCGGGCACAAGCTCTACACCGGCGAGGTCTCACTGAACTTCGTCGGCCGGCGGAAGCTGTGGTACCTCATCTCCGCGATCGTCCTGCTGATCGCCGTGGTTGCCGTCCTGGTGCGCGGCCTGAACTTCTCCATCGAGTTCCGCGGCGGCGTCGACTTCCAGGCGCCGGTGTCGTCGGGTACGGCTCAGGACGCCATTCCGGGCGTCCGGTCCGCTGTCGTCGACACCGGTGTCCTCGGCAGCGGGGAGCCGCTCGTCACCTCGATCGGCAGCAACCAGGTCCGAGTCGAGACCCCGCCGTTGAGCACCGACCAGATCGCCAAGGCCCGCACCGCGATCGCCAAGCAGCTCAAGGTCGGCGAGGGGCAGATCGACTACTCCAGCATCGGGCCGACCTGGGGTGCGCAGATCACCGACAAGGCACTGCTCAGCCTCGGGGTGTTCCTCGTCCTGGTGATGGGGGTGATCTGGCTCTACTTCCGCGAATGGCGGATGTCGGTGTCGGGGCTGGTCGCCTTGCTGCACGACGTCGCGATCACCGTCGGCATCTACGCCCTGGTCGGTTTCGACGTCACCCCGGCCACGATCATCGGCGTGCTCACCATCCTGGGCTACTCGCTGTACGACACGGTGGTCGTGTTCGACAAGGTGCGCGAGAACACCCGGTCGATCTCCTCGGGCAGTCGGTGGACCTACAGCGAGGCGGCCAACCTGGCCGTCAACCAGACGCTGGTCCGGTCGATCAACACCTCGATCATCGCGCTCCTGCCGGTGGCGGGCATCCTGTTCGTCGGCGCCGGTCTGCTCGGCGCGGGGACGTTGAAGGACCTGTCCCTGGCGCTGTTCATCGGTATCGCGGTCGGTACGTACTCCTCGATCTTCATCGCCACCCCGCTGCTGTGCGACCTGAAGGAACGCGAGCCGGCGATGCGGGCGCTCGCCCGGCGGGTGCAACAGCGCCGAGCGGGTGCCGCCGCCAAGAGCGTGGGCGCCGGTTCTGCCGGCTCGGCCGCGGCGTCGGGCACGACCGGCACGTCGGGCACGACCGGCACCGCCGAGGGCGACGAGACCGCCACCACCGACGAGGGCCAGGGCACCAACGGCACCCGGCAGTCGATTTCGGCAACCTCGCGTGCGCAGGGCCGTCCTCCGGCGGGGAGGCCGCAGTCGACCAGCAGGTCGGCCGGGCGTACCCAGCCGCAGCGCAAGCCGAGGTCGTCCCGGCGTCCGAAGGGGCACGGCCGATGA
- the secD gene encoding protein translocase subunit SecD: MATKRPHPWRSLAVLLVALLVGVGLMATLGAWTPRLGLDLRGGTSITLTARPSAGQGPVTPEKLAEAVEIIRNRVGAIAEAEVTTQGSDHIVVEVPGVGQDQIVRLVGSTAELRFRQVLAAVPVSTPPQAKPTPSKSPATSKATPKPTASPSVKPSVTPSKKATASPKPRDPGRAVPQAFRRDAAKPTPTPTPKTATPSPKATTPAPDATTPTVDNGKVRVSTTGASPQQLAELQKFKCADYAPGKDNSKQVLFTCDRDGGTKFVLGPAIVLGSEIADASAQLPQNQLAWQVGLRLKGQGKSKFAQASTQMYQLQQPLSQFAIVLDGKVVSYPVIQGPITDGQASITGNFSQQEATDLANTLKYGALPLSFETSQVSAVSPTLGSDQLTGGLVAGAIGLALVVLYSFFYYRGLGLVVVLSLAAAGALVYVSVTLLGKSAGFTLTLAGIAGLIVAIGITADSFVVYFERLRDEVRDGRSLRTAVETGWVRARRTILAADSVSLLAAVVLYALSVGNVRGFAYALGLTTLIDIIIVFFFTKPLVTLLARTRFFGEGHRFSGLDPSRLGVPRERLAPRTATRASAPKGA; encoded by the coding sequence GTGGCGACGAAGAGACCGCATCCCTGGCGTTCTCTCGCGGTGCTCCTGGTGGCGCTGCTGGTCGGTGTCGGGCTGATGGCCACGCTCGGTGCGTGGACACCACGGCTCGGCCTCGACCTACGCGGGGGCACCTCCATCACGCTGACCGCGCGGCCGTCCGCGGGTCAGGGTCCGGTCACCCCGGAGAAGCTCGCCGAAGCGGTCGAAATCATCCGCAACCGCGTGGGCGCCATCGCCGAGGCCGAGGTGACCACCCAGGGCAGCGACCACATCGTGGTCGAGGTGCCGGGCGTGGGCCAGGACCAGATCGTCCGGCTGGTCGGCAGCACCGCGGAGCTGCGGTTCCGCCAGGTGCTGGCCGCGGTGCCGGTGTCGACTCCTCCGCAGGCCAAGCCCACGCCGTCGAAGTCGCCGGCCACGTCGAAGGCCACCCCGAAGCCGACGGCGTCCCCGTCGGTGAAGCCGTCGGTCACGCCCTCGAAGAAGGCGACCGCGAGCCCCAAGCCGCGTGATCCGGGCCGTGCGGTGCCCCAGGCGTTCCGGCGGGACGCGGCGAAGCCCACTCCCACGCCGACCCCCAAGACGGCCACTCCGAGCCCGAAGGCGACCACGCCGGCCCCCGATGCCACGACGCCGACGGTCGACAACGGCAAGGTCCGGGTCTCCACCACCGGCGCCTCACCACAGCAGCTGGCCGAGCTGCAGAAGTTCAAGTGCGCCGACTACGCGCCCGGCAAGGACAACTCCAAGCAGGTGTTGTTCACCTGTGACCGCGATGGCGGCACGAAGTTCGTCCTCGGGCCGGCGATCGTTCTCGGCTCCGAGATCGCCGACGCCAGCGCCCAGTTGCCGCAGAACCAGCTCGCGTGGCAGGTCGGCCTTCGGCTGAAGGGCCAGGGCAAGAGCAAGTTCGCGCAGGCGAGCACGCAGATGTACCAACTCCAGCAGCCGCTGAGCCAGTTCGCGATCGTGCTCGACGGCAAGGTCGTCTCCTACCCCGTCATCCAGGGGCCGATCACCGACGGACAGGCGAGCATCACCGGCAACTTCTCCCAGCAGGAGGCGACCGACCTCGCCAACACGCTGAAGTACGGCGCCCTGCCGCTGAGCTTCGAGACCAGCCAGGTCTCGGCGGTGTCTCCCACCCTGGGAAGCGACCAGCTCACCGGCGGCCTGGTCGCCGGGGCGATCGGCCTCGCGCTGGTGGTGCTCTACTCGTTCTTCTACTACCGCGGCCTCGGCCTGGTGGTCGTGCTGTCCCTGGCAGCGGCCGGCGCCCTGGTCTACGTGTCGGTGACGCTGCTCGGAAAGTCGGCGGGCTTCACCCTCACCCTGGCCGGGATCGCCGGCCTGATCGTCGCCATCGGCATCACCGCGGACTCCTTCGTCGTCTACTTCGAACGCCTGCGCGACGAAGTGCGCGACGGCCGAAGTCTGCGTACCGCGGTGGAGACCGGCTGGGTGCGTGCCCGGCGCACGATCCTCGCCGCGGACTCTGTGTCGCTGCTGGCGGCGGTGGTGCTGTACGCGCTGTCGGTGGGCAACGTCCGCGGCTTCGCGTACGCGCTCGGGCTGACCACGCTGATCGACATCATCATCGTGTTCTTCTTCACCAAGCCGCTGGTCACGCTGCTGGCCCGCACGCGCTTCTTCGGTGAGGGACACCGCTTCTCCGGACTCGATCCGTCCCGGCTCGGGGTGCCGCGCGAACGCCTGGCGCCGCGCACCGCAACCCGCGCCTCGGCGCCGAAGGGGGCCTGA
- the yajC gene encoding preprotein translocase subunit YajC — translation MLLSQAATGGGANYWTLLLPILLLVLFWVVAIRPQRRRQRETTDMQSKLQPGQQVMTGAGLLATVHAVEDDAVVLEIAPGVYARHVRQAIVRIIDQPGQPSQPQVGEGTTPPSDRPEDPTA, via the coding sequence ATGCTTCTCAGCCAGGCGGCCACCGGCGGCGGCGCCAACTACTGGACGCTGCTGCTCCCGATCCTTCTGTTGGTGTTGTTCTGGGTCGTGGCGATTCGTCCGCAACGACGCCGCCAGCGTGAGACGACGGACATGCAGAGCAAGCTCCAGCCCGGTCAGCAGGTGATGACCGGAGCGGGCCTGCTGGCCACCGTGCACGCCGTGGAGGACGACGCGGTCGTGCTCGAGATCGCACCGGGTGTGTACGCCCGGCACGTACGCCAGGCCATCGTCCGCATCATCGACCAGCCGGGCCAGCCCTCGCAGCCGCAGGTCGGCGAAGGAACCACGCCGCCGAGCGACCGCCCCGAGGACCCCACGGCATGA
- the ruvB gene encoding Holliday junction branch migration DNA helicase RuvB yields MTSHVDEGGDHSVGRSLVAAEAAADESTVEAALRPRTLAELIGQGRVRDQLGLVLEAARSRGRPPDHVLLAGPPGLGKTTLAMIIAAELSAPLRVTSGPAIQHAGDLAAILSSLAEGEVLFLDEIHRMSRPAEEMLYMAMEDFRVDVVVGKGPGATAIPLEIPPFTLVGATTRAGLLPGPLRDRFGFTGHLEYYEVDELDEIVRRSAHLLDVPITDDAAREVASRSRGTPRIANRLLRRVRDYAQVRADGVVRTNTARAALDLYEVDEEGLDRLDRAVLDALCRRFGGGPVGVSTLAVAVGEERETVEEVAEPFLVRRGYLARTPRGRVATPAAWRQLGLAPPADAAFGQSPSLFDVP; encoded by the coding sequence ATGACGTCCCACGTCGACGAGGGCGGCGACCACTCCGTCGGCCGTTCCCTGGTCGCCGCGGAGGCGGCCGCCGACGAGAGCACCGTCGAGGCGGCGCTGCGGCCCCGCACCCTGGCGGAGCTGATCGGCCAGGGCCGCGTCCGCGACCAGCTCGGGCTGGTGCTGGAGGCGGCCCGCAGCCGCGGCCGGCCACCGGACCACGTGCTGCTCGCCGGCCCGCCCGGGCTGGGCAAGACGACCCTGGCGATGATCATCGCCGCCGAGCTGTCCGCGCCGCTGCGGGTGACCAGCGGCCCCGCCATCCAGCACGCCGGTGACCTCGCCGCCATCCTGTCCTCCCTGGCCGAGGGCGAGGTGCTCTTCCTCGACGAGATCCACCGGATGAGCCGCCCCGCCGAGGAGATGCTCTACATGGCGATGGAGGACTTCCGGGTCGACGTCGTGGTCGGCAAGGGCCCCGGCGCCACCGCCATCCCGCTGGAGATCCCGCCGTTCACGTTGGTGGGCGCGACCACGCGCGCCGGGCTGCTGCCGGGTCCGCTGCGGGACCGCTTCGGCTTCACCGGCCACCTGGAGTACTACGAGGTCGACGAGCTGGACGAGATCGTCCGCCGGTCCGCGCACCTGCTCGACGTACCCATCACCGACGACGCCGCCCGGGAGGTGGCCAGCCGGTCCCGCGGCACGCCGCGGATCGCCAACCGGCTGTTGCGCCGGGTCCGCGACTACGCACAGGTGCGTGCCGACGGTGTCGTACGCACGAATACGGCGCGGGCCGCGCTCGACCTGTACGAGGTGGACGAGGAGGGCCTGGACCGGCTGGACCGCGCCGTGCTCGACGCGCTGTGCCGCCGGTTCGGCGGCGGCCCGGTGGGAGTGTCCACCCTCGCCGTCGCCGTCGGCGAGGAACGCGAGACAGTGGAGGAGGTGGCCGAGCCGTTCCTGGTCCGGCGGGGCTACCTCGCCCGCACTCCACGGGGCCGGGTGGCGACACCGGCGGCCTGGCGGCAGCTCGGGCTGGCACCTCCGGCCGACGCGGCGTTCGGGCAGTCGCCCAGCCTGTTCGACGTGCCGTGA
- the ruvA gene encoding Holliday junction branch migration protein RuvA yields the protein MIAFVRGTIASVGLDAAVVEVGGVGMEVRAAPATLAELRVGATAKLPTSLVVREDSLTLYGFADDDERAVFELLQTASGVGPRLAQAMLAVHRPDELRRAVATEDLAALTKVPGIGRKGAQRIVLELKDRLGAPVGASAATGAALPVAGVAPGAAWRDQVRGALLGLGWSAREAESALDAVAPMAEETAGGNGGNGANAAGSTAGAAGTPDVAALLRAALRTLSKA from the coding sequence GTGATCGCATTCGTCCGTGGAACCATCGCCTCCGTCGGGCTCGACGCCGCCGTCGTCGAGGTCGGCGGGGTCGGCATGGAGGTCCGGGCCGCCCCGGCCACCCTCGCCGAGCTCCGGGTGGGGGCGACCGCGAAGCTGCCGACCAGCCTGGTCGTCCGGGAGGACTCCCTGACCCTGTACGGCTTCGCCGACGACGACGAACGCGCGGTCTTCGAACTGCTGCAGACCGCGAGCGGCGTAGGACCGAGGCTGGCACAGGCGATGCTGGCCGTTCACCGTCCGGACGAGCTTCGCCGCGCGGTCGCCACCGAGGACCTCGCCGCGCTCACCAAGGTTCCGGGCATCGGCCGCAAGGGCGCCCAGCGGATCGTGCTGGAGCTGAAGGACCGGCTCGGTGCGCCGGTCGGCGCCTCGGCCGCCACCGGTGCCGCGCTTCCGGTCGCCGGGGTGGCGCCGGGCGCAGCCTGGCGCGACCAGGTACGCGGCGCGCTGCTCGGCCTGGGCTGGTCCGCCCGGGAGGCGGAGTCAGCGCTGGACGCCGTGGCCCCGATGGCGGAGGAGACGGCCGGTGGGAACGGCGGGAACGGCGCGAACGCCGCCGGGTCCACCGCCGGCGCCGCCGGCACGCCCGACGTGGCCGCGTTGTTGCGAGCCGCCCTCCGTACGCTCTCCAAGGCCTGA